CACCGTGTGTAGCAGTGTGTGAATCACCACATACAATCGTCTTACCTGGTTGTGTTAATCCAGTTTCTGGACCAACCATGTGTACGATACCTTGTTCATCAGAACCCATATCAAATAACTTTACACCAAATGCTTCACAGTTCTTTTGCAAAGCATTAATCTGTTTATTAGCAACTTCATCTCTAATATTGAATATATCAATTGTAGGTACATTATGATCTAATGTACCAAAAGTTCGGTCAGGTCTTCTCACTTTTCTGTTTTGCAATCTTAAGCCTTCGAAAGCCTGAGGAGATGTAACTTCATGGATGAGGTGTAAGTCGATATATAATAATTGGGGTTCACCTTCTTTGCCAGCTATAATATGTCGATTCCATACTTTATCAAATAATGTTTGTGCCATGTGTTTTCCTCCTTATATTGATTTTTTAATTGCTTCGAAGACTTCAGACGTACTATTATTTCCACCTAAATCTTTAGTTGCAATACCTTGTTGAATTGTACTAAAAACGATATCTTCCAAATGTTGTGCACATTCAGGTTGATTGAAACTTTCTCTGATACACATTGCTAAAGATAAAAGCATTCCACTTGGATTAGCTTTGTTTTGTCCAGCAATATCAGGAGCAGAACCGTGTATAGGTTCATATAGACTAGGTCCATTTTCTCCAAAACTTGCAGAAGGGGATAAACCTAATGATCCTGGTATAACAGATGCTTCATCACTTAATATATCTCCAAATAAATTTTCTGTAACAATGACGTCAAATTGCTTTGGATTTGTTATTAAATGCATACTACAAGCGTCTACAAGTAAATGTTTTAATTCAACTTCAGGATACTCCTTAGAAACTTGTTCTAAAGTTTGTCTCCATAATTTTGAAGAACTAAGTACATTTTCTTTATCAACAGATGTAACTAATTTATTTCGCTTTGCAGCTAATTTAAAAGCAACATGCGCAATACGTGATATTTCTTCTTGAGAATAAGTTAAAGTATCTACAGCTTGTTCGTCATTGAAATATTTTGGTTCACCAAAGTACAAACCTCCAGTTAATTCACGAACGATGATTAAATCTGTATCTTTAACAATATTTTCTTTTAGTGGTGAAAGATGCGCTGTTGATGGTGTTACGATTGTAGGTCTAATATTTGCAAATAAATTTAATGCTTTTCTAATACCTAGTAAACCATGTTCAGGTCTGTTCTTTGGATCTGTCCATTTAGGTCCACCGACAGCACCTAATAAAATAGCATCACTATTTTTACATGATTCTAAAGTATCTGGAGGTAAAGGCTCGCCATGTTTATCAATGGCGATACCTCCAAAATCTTTAGTAACTAGTTCATAAGTAAAATCATATTTCTTTGAAAGTAATTCTAGTACTTCTAAACTACCTGTTAATATCTCTGGGCCGATACCATCACCGGGTAGGGCAGTGATTTTGTATGTCATGACTTTACGCCTTCCTTCACTCTGTTTTCGCTATATTTAGCATGTGCCTCTACATATGCCTTACATGATGCATATAAAATATCATAATCAATACCAATACCAGTAAAGGTTTCATCTCCAAAATCAACTTGAACATGTACTTCTGCTTGAGCATCCGTACCTTCAGTAATGGATTCAATACGATAGATTTGTAATTCAGGTTCATAATCAAAGATACGGTCAATCGCATTATATATAGAGATGATAGAACCAGAACCTATAGATGAGTCTTGATAAGTACGTCCATCTTTATCTTCAATGACGACTACTGCACTTTGTAAACCATTGGATACAAACTGTAATTGTAGGGCATTAACTTTATAATAAGCATTTTCTTCGTGTTCACTACCTTGTAGAATGGCGTGTATATCACGATCGGTTACTTGTTTTTTCTTATCTGCAACTGATTTGAATTGTTTAAACACTTCAACTTGTTCGTCAGGTGATAAATCATAACCAAGTTCAGTTAATTTTTCATTAAATGCATGTTTACCAGAAAGTTTTCCTAGTGGGAGTGCATTCTTTTTCACACCGACGAGTTGTGGTGTCATAATTTCGTATGTTTCAGGATTTTTCAGTATGCCATCTTGATGAATGCCAGACTCATGACTAAATGCATTCTGTCCGACAATTGCTTTGTTTCTTGGAACACGTAATCCAGAATATCTACTCACCATATCACTCATATTTTTAGTTTCAGATAAGTTGATATTAGTAGATAGGTCATAATGATCTTGACGAACGTGAAGTGCAAGTGCAATTTCTTCTAAAGCAGTATTACCCGCACGCTCACCAATACCATTAATTGCACCTTCAACTCTACGCGCGCCATTTTCAAAAGCAGCAAGACTATTTGCGACTGCTAATCCTAAATCATCATGGCAGTGGGAACTATAGATGACTTCATGATCACTTGTAACAGTTTCAGTTAAAGTCTTAAAGAGTTGACCATATTCTGACGGATAAGAATAACCTACAGTATCCGGAATATTGATAATATCTGCACCAGCATCAACAGCTGTTTGAACAGCTTTAATTAAAAATGGAAGAGGTGTTCGTGTTGCATCTTCCGGTGAAAATTGTACTTTATCAAAAATTGATTTAGCATAAGTTACATTTTCAGTGATAGATGCTAATACTTCATCTTCTGTCATTTTTAATTTAAATTCTAAATGAATAGGGCTAGTTGCTAAGAAAATATGAATTTGTCTATGTTGTGCATCTTTTGTAGATTCATGAACGGCATCAATGTCAGACTTTTTACATCTAGCTAAACCACAAACTGCAGTCGTTGTTAATGCTTGTGCAATACTTTCTACAGATTTGAAGCTACCTTCACTTGAAGCAGGGAACCCTGCTTCAATTACATCAACGCCCCATTTTTCTAATTGTTTAGCAATTTTGAGACGTTCATCAAATGAAAAGTTAACCCCCGGTGTTTGCTCTCCATCTCTTAGCGTTGTATCGAATATTTGAATATGATCTGACATAATAATCCTCTCCTTAAGTTCTAACTTGTTTATTTAGATTGAATACTTTTAGCTTTAACGAATGGCATCATGTCACGTAATTCTCTACCAACTGATTCAATTTGATGTCCTTGTTGCTGTTTACGCATTTTCAAGAATTCTTCAAAACCATTTTCGTTATCTTTAATGAAGCGGTCACTGAAAGCACCAGTTTGGATGTCTTTTAGGACTTCTTTCATATTGTCTTTAACATCTGGAGTAATGACACGTTCACCTGATACATAATCTCCAAATTCTGCAGTATTTGAAATAGAATAACGCATGTTTTCCATTCCGCCTTCATACATTAAATCAACAATTAATTTCATTTCGTGTAATACTTCGAAATAAGCGATTTCTGGTTGGTAACCCGCTTCAACTAATGTTTCGAAACCTGATTGAATTAATTTAGTTGCGCCACCACATAGAACAGCTTGTTCACCGAATAAATCTGTTTCTGTTTCTTCTTCGAAAGTTGTACCAATAACACCGGCTCTAGTTGCGCCAATACCTTTTGCATAACTTAATGCTAATTGTGTTGCTTTACCTGTAGCATCTTGATATACAGCGTATAGTGCTGGAACTGCGCTTCCTTCAGTAAATGTACGTCTTACTAAATGACCTGGGCCTTTAGGTGCTACTAAAAATACATCAACAGTTTCAGATGGTTGAATAACTTTGAAATGAACATTGAAACCATGAGCAAATACTAAAGCATTTCCGTCTTCAAGGTGAGGTTCAATTTCTTCATGATATACTTTTCCTTGGATTTCATCTGGTAATAGAACCATTACAACTTCAGATTGTTGAACTGCTTCAGCTACTGGATAAACTTCAAATCCATCTTCCTTAGCTTGATCAAATGATTTACCAGGACGAATACCGATAACGACATCATAGCCATTGTCTTTTAAGTTTTGTGCATGTGCATGTCCTTGTGAACCATACCCAACAACTGCAATTTTTTTACCTTGTAATGCGTCTTCTGTCACCGTGTTGTCATAAAATACTTTAGTCATAATAAATGCCTCCATTAATTTGTTTTTGATTTAGTTTATTTATAATAATCCTGCAGAACCTGTTCGTGACACTTGTGTCACGGGATATATTTTTAAATCATCCAATAGATTTTCTATTGTTTGATGGGTTCCAAACGCTTGTAAATATATATGATCTTCAACATCTTTTAAAATTGTGAGTTGATTTTCATATGGTTTAATTAATTTTTCAAAAGATTTAAAGTCAGTAGGGTGACCTAACTTAATGAGTATGAGCTCTCTATTGAAAATATTTGTTTCAGTTATATCTAATGCAGAAATAACATTCACTTGTTTCTCTAATTGCTTAATGATTGTTTCTGAACTACTTTCTTCTTGAACGTCGACAATAAATGTTACGTTAGAAATACCTTCAGTTTCAGTAGGCGTCGCTGAAAGAGAAACAATGTTGTATTGTCTTCTTACAAAGATACTTGTAAGTCTGTTGAGTGTACCCGCGCGATCGAGTACTTGTGTCTGAATCGTTCTTTTCATTATTCCACGCCCTCCATCTTATAGTTTGGTTGTCCACTTGGAACCATAGGTAGTACTGGTTCTGAAGGTGAAATTCTAATCTCGATTAGCGCTGGTCCTTTATGGGCAAATGCTTCATCAAGTTTTGATTCTAATTGCTCATTAGAATCAATCATAAATCCTTTAACGCCGTAACTTTCAGAAAGTTTCATGAAATCAGGTTGTCCTGAAAATACAGAGTGTGAAAAGCGTTGGCTGTAAAACTTATCTTGCCACTGTTTTACCATGCCTAATGCACCGTTATTGATAAGCACAATCTTGATATCATTGCCAAATTCATTTAGGATTGCCATTTCTTGATTGGTCATTTGGAAACCACCATCACCAACAAAGGCAACTACTGTCTTGTCAGGGTATGCGAACTTTGCACCCATAGCAGCTGGAATACCAAAGCCCATTGTTCCTAAACCACCACTTGTAACAATTTGACCGTGTGTCTTAAATGGATAATATTGCGCTACCCACATCTGATGTTGTCCAACATCTGTCGCAACAAGTGCATCGCCATTTGTAATTTTTCCAATATATTCAATGGCCTGTTGGGGTTTAATATAATCATCAGTTGGTTGTTCGTATTTAAATGGGTACGTTGCTTTATTAGAAAGACAATGTTCATACCAATCATGATGTGCAATATCATGTGTTTCATATTCAAGTAATGCTTCCAGAGTCACTTTCGCGTCGGCGATAATACCTAAATCTGTAGGGATTATCTTATTGATTTCACATGGGTCGATATCGACATGAATCACTTTAGCGTCTTTAGCAAAATCATCGGGATTACTTGCTAAGCGATCATCAAATCTACTACCAAAATTAATTAACAAATCACATTCGGTTAAAGCCATATTGCTTGCATACGAACCATGCATGCCACCCATACCTAGGAATAATGGATCAGAGTAGGGGATAGAACCTAAACCTAATAACGTGTTTACTACTGGAATTTTGTACTTATTCGCAAATTCTGTAAGTTCTTTAGATGCCTTTGCATGGTTGACACCAGCACCAGCAAGGATAATAGGCTTTTCAGCTAATTTAATCATTTGAATCAATTGTTCAATTTCTTTATCTTCAGGGTTCAAATCTAATTGATAACCTGGGAGATCTAACGCTCTAGGTGAAACTTCAACAGTTTCAAGTACGCCGATATCTTTAGGGAAAT
The Mammaliicoccus sp. Dog046 genome window above contains:
- the leuB gene encoding 3-isopropylmalate dehydrogenase, whose amino-acid sequence is MTYKITALPGDGIGPEILTGSLEVLELLSKKYDFTYELVTKDFGGIAIDKHGEPLPPDTLESCKNSDAILLGAVGGPKWTDPKNRPEHGLLGIRKALNLFANIRPTIVTPSTAHLSPLKENIVKDTDLIIVRELTGGLYFGEPKYFNDEQAVDTLTYSQEEISRIAHVAFKLAAKRNKLVTSVDKENVLSSSKLWRQTLEQVSKEYPEVELKHLLVDACSMHLITNPKQFDVIVTENLFGDILSDEASVIPGSLGLSPSASFGENGPSLYEPIHGSAPDIAGQNKANPSGMLLSLAMCIRESFNQPECAQHLEDIVFSTIQQGIATKDLGGNNSTSEVFEAIKKSI
- a CDS encoding 2-isopropylmalate synthase, with product MSDHIQIFDTTLRDGEQTPGVNFSFDERLKIAKQLEKWGVDVIEAGFPASSEGSFKSVESIAQALTTTAVCGLARCKKSDIDAVHESTKDAQHRQIHIFLATSPIHLEFKLKMTEDEVLASITENVTYAKSIFDKVQFSPEDATRTPLPFLIKAVQTAVDAGADIINIPDTVGYSYPSEYGQLFKTLTETVTSDHEVIYSSHCHDDLGLAVANSLAAFENGARRVEGAINGIGERAGNTALEEIALALHVRQDHYDLSTNINLSETKNMSDMVSRYSGLRVPRNKAIVGQNAFSHESGIHQDGILKNPETYEIMTPQLVGVKKNALPLGKLSGKHAFNEKLTELGYDLSPDEQVEVFKQFKSVADKKKQVTDRDIHAILQGSEHEENAYYKVNALQLQFVSNGLQSAVVVIEDKDGRTYQDSSIGSGSIISIYNAIDRIFDYEPELQIYRIESITEGTDAQAEVHVQVDFGDETFTGIGIDYDILYASCKAYVEAHAKYSENRVKEGVKS
- the ilvC gene encoding ketol-acid reductoisomerase, with the protein product MTKVFYDNTVTEDALQGKKIAVVGYGSQGHAHAQNLKDNGYDVVIGIRPGKSFDQAKEDGFEVYPVAEAVQQSEVVMVLLPDEIQGKVYHEEIEPHLEDGNALVFAHGFNVHFKVIQPSETVDVFLVAPKGPGHLVRRTFTEGSAVPALYAVYQDATGKATQLALSYAKGIGATRAGVIGTTFEEETETDLFGEQAVLCGGATKLIQSGFETLVEAGYQPEIAYFEVLHEMKLIVDLMYEGGMENMRYSISNTAEFGDYVSGERVITPDVKDNMKEVLKDIQTGAFSDRFIKDNENGFEEFLKMRKQQQGHQIESVGRELRDMMPFVKAKSIQSK
- the ilvN gene encoding acetolactate synthase small subunit, which encodes MKRTIQTQVLDRAGTLNRLTSIFVRRQYNIVSLSATPTETEGISNVTFIVDVQEESSSETIIKQLEKQVNVISALDITETNIFNRELILIKLGHPTDFKSFEKLIKPYENQLTILKDVEDHIYLQAFGTHQTIENLLDDLKIYPVTQVSRTGSAGLL
- the ilvB gene encoding biosynthetic-type acetolactate synthase large subunit produces the protein MALTTKSYKEPDEATKEKTITYTGAELLVQSFIDQKVDYIFGYPGGAVLPLYDAFYEGKVPHILTRHEQGAVHAAEGYARVTGKPGVVVVTSGPGATNTITGIADAMSDSIPLIVITGQVHRPGIGKDAFQEADLLSMTTPITKHNYQVTDVKDIPKIIDEAFHIASTGRKGPVVIDFPKDIGVLETVEVSPRALDLPGYQLDLNPEDKEIEQLIQMIKLAEKPIILAGAGVNHAKASKELTEFANKYKIPVVNTLLGLGSIPYSDPLFLGMGGMHGSYASNMALTECDLLINFGSRFDDRLASNPDDFAKDAKVIHVDIDPCEINKIIPTDLGIIADAKVTLEALLEYETHDIAHHDWYEHCLSNKATYPFKYEQPTDDYIKPQQAIEYIGKITNGDALVATDVGQHQMWVAQYYPFKTHGQIVTSGGLGTMGFGIPAAMGAKFAYPDKTVVAFVGDGGFQMTNQEMAILNEFGNDIKIVLINNGALGMVKQWQDKFYSQRFSHSVFSGQPDFMKLSESYGVKGFMIDSNEQLESKLDEAFAHKGPALIEIRISPSEPVLPMVPSGQPNYKMEGVE